A single genomic interval of Lynx canadensis isolate LIC74 chromosome A2, mLynCan4.pri.v2, whole genome shotgun sequence harbors:
- the ARHGEF5 gene encoding rho guanine nucleotide exchange factor 5, producing MTSFPKEASAGAETNQEDAAGETWGTPEHPEVAPQSPEDGRARTRAPAEPGACPAQDEHPDMVPVSSELGGRVEMEFRPELTSLIWGTERAEEKGETFPDTSARPRFGPAREEHLSETNQPRGSVRQGEELRSLGAQEDACYPMTSTPGTQKEPRAEELSPTALGPTLEPGGWSCQPVSLPGSFPAGESPDQEAAQDSQQEGSEPGKGTVFGVGTEMASASTSGTPPRTPDSAPSSPAEVSPSATASSSASSPLASPRREPSLAAHSLETSRASVWTNRASHCGALETPAAALHGFPSAEAAVEISTSSSWTSPQSPPSHPTGAVQHLRSNSFPGSHRTEPTPDLLGISLSFSHSELPQRPPKPAVSGSVIPRRDRKGGRDHRIIPESPSSLSTLGQDSQEFTSNPEMSSSPHSSQPWGSPHTSAFSPGPPAYGSSPPLVSVDTRIHEPLPPPTPEKRHVQPSMVERDSHLHAGVSTLKRCAHPLPLAPGLGLHGPPKGPLPPVPDPLVARQHRPLPSIPDTPHPPQTSFSRKLRYNKPLPPTPDLSQSHHPVSFSSARIYRPLPPVPIMDPPTEPPPLPPKSRGRSRSTQGGLMNSGGQGKPRPVCQEWTVSTPHSVGRTSWPPAMGRSTDSLASTSRNKSEVSPGMAFSNMATLLSPSSPTTPWNLELQGPASEPGPSEESEAPARGSSRRTAPQGGANGLRRLDRGQARQSDKLSHPHLEKASSWPHRRDPGRPPEGGSGQVADPGEGSSKHKGWNRQGLRRPSILPEGSSETKGPAVEKSAGSSDTIVFREKKPKEVLAGFSRRCSKLVNSSHLLYQEYSDVVLNKEIQSQQRLDSLGEAPGPASPRQPRRALVSSESYLQRLSVASSGSLWQEIPVVRNSTVLLSMTHEDQKLQEAKFELIVSEASYLRSLHVAVDHFQLSAPLRATLSNQEYQWLFSRLQDVREVSTTFLSDLEENFENNIFTFQVCDVVLNHAPNFRRVYLPYVTNQTYQERTFQVLLNSNSSFREVLEKLESDPVCQRLSLKSFLILPFQRITRLKLLLQNILKRTQPGSSEEAEATKAHHALEELIRDCNNNVQRMRRTEELIYLSQKIEFECKIFPLISQSRWLVKSGELTALEFSLSPGPRRKLNTRPVHLHLFNDCLLLSRPREGSRFLVFDHAPFSSIRGEKCEMKLHGPHKNLFRLFLLHNAQGTQTEFLFSTETQSEKLRWISALAMPREELDLLECYDSPQVQCLRAYKPRENDELALEKADVVMVTQQSSDGWLEGMRLSDGERGWFPVQQVEFISNPEVRARNLKEAHRVKTAKLQLVEQQT from the exons ATGACCTCGTTCCCCAAGGAAGCCTCTGCAGGTGCGGAGACCAACCAGGAGGACGCTGCGGGTGAGACCTGGGGCACTCCAGAGCATCCGGAGGTGGCGCCTCAGAGCCCGGAGGACGGACGGGCAAGGACACGGGCTCCcgcagagcccggggcctgtccTGCCCAGGATGAACACCCGGACATGGTCCCAGTATCCAGTGAGCTGGGTGGCCGCGTGGAGATGGAATTTAGACCAGAACTCACTTCTTTGATTTGGGGAACGGAACGTgcagaagagaagggggagactTTTCCAGACACCTCTGCTCGGCCCAGATTTGGACCTGCCCGGGAAGAGCATCTGTCAGAAACCAACCAGCCACGGGGCTCCGTCAGGCAGGGGGAAGAGCTGCGGTCTCTGGGGGCGCAAGAAG ACGCCTGTTACCCCATGACCAGTACTCCTGGGACTCAGAAGGAGCCTCGGGCTGAGGAACTATCCCCTACAGCTCTGGGTCCTACACTGGAGCCAGGAGGATGGTCCTGCCAGCCCGTTTCTTTACCTGGCTCTTTTCCTGCTGGGGAGTCACCTGACCAAGAAGCAGCTCAGGATAGCCAGCAGGAGGGATCTGAGCCTGGGAAGGGGACGGTGTTCGGCGTGGGGACTGAGATGGCCTCTGCCAGTACATCCGGGACTCCTCCAAGGACACCAGACTCCGCCCCTTCCAGTCCTGCTGAAGTTTCCCCCAGCGCAACTGCATCATCATCTGCCAGCTCCCCACTTGCCTCTCCCAGGAGGGAGCCGTCTCTTGCTGCACATTCTCTAGAAACCTCCAGAGCATCTGTTTGGACCAACAGGGCATCTCACTGTGGGGCTTTGGAGACTCCCGCTGCTGCCCTCCATGGCTTCCCCTCTGCAGAGGCCGCCGTGGAAATCTCCACCAGCTCCAGTTGGACCAGCCCTCAGAGCCCCCCCAGCCACCCTACAGGGGCTGTCCAGCACCTGAGGAGCAACTCCTTCCCGGGCTCTCATAGGACAGAGCCGACTCCGGACCTGCTGGGAATATCACTTTCCTTCTCCCATTCAGAGTTGCCCCAGAGGCCCCCCAAACCTGCCGTCTCTGGCTCTGTGATTCCAAGAAGGGATAGGAAAGGTGGTAGGGACCACAGGATCATTCCAGAATCCCCTAGTTCATTATCCACTCTGGGGCAAGACTCTCAAGAATTCACTTCAAATCCAGAAATGTCCAGCAGTCCCCACAGCAGCCAGCCGTGGGGCTCCCCACACACTTCAGCCTTTTCCCCAGGGCCTCCTGCCTAtggctcttccccaccccttgTCTCTGTAGATACGAGGATCCATGAACCTCTGCCCCCTCCTACCCCAGAGAAGAGGCATGTCCAACCCTCCATGGTGGAAAGAGACAGCCATCTCCATGCAGGGGTTTCCACACTGAAGCGGTGTGCCCATCCTCTTCCATTGGCCCCAGGTTTGGGGCTACATGGCCCCCCCAAAGGCCCACTTCCCCCAGTTCCTGACCCCCTTGTGGCAAGGCAGCACCGACCTCTGCCCTCTATCCCAGACACGCCCCACCCTCCTCAGACCTCGTTCTCCCGCAAACTGAGATACAACAAGCCATTACCCCCAACCCCTGATTTGTCCCAGTCCCACCATCCTGTTTCTTTTAGTAGTGCAAGGATCTACAGGCCTCTACCCCCTGTCCCTATTATGGATCCCCCCACTGAACCACCCCCATTACCCCCAAAGtccagggggaggagcaggagcaCTCAGGGAGGACTCATGAATTCAGGGGGTCAGGGCAAGCCAAGGCCTGTTTGTCAAGAGTGGACAGTCTCCACTCCCCATTCTGTTGGACGTACCTCCTGGCCCCCAGCTATGGGTCGGTCGACAGACTCTTTGGCTTCTACCAGCAGGAATAAGAGCGAAGTGTCCCCTGGCATGGCTTTCAGCAACATGGCAACCCTTCTGAGTCCCTCTTCCCCAACCACGCCCTGGAATCTGGAGCTCCAGGGACCTGCCTCTGAACCAGGACCCTCAGAAGAGTCTGAGGCCCCTGCTAGAGGGTCTTCGAGAAGAACAGCCCCTCAGGGAGGAGCCAATGGCCTGAGGAGGTTGGATCGAGGCCAAGCAAGGCAGTCAGACAAACTCAGCCATCCCCACCTGGAGAAGGCATCCAGCTGGCCCCACAGGCGAGACCCAGGGAGACCCCCGGAGGGCGGCAGCGGTCAGGTTGCAGACCCTGGCGAGGGGTCCAGTAAGCACAAGGGCTGGAATCGGCAAGGCCTGCGCAGGCCTTCTATCTTGCCTGAGGGCTCTTCAG AGACGAAAGGTCCAGCCGTAGAAAAATCCGCTGGCTCTTCAGACACCATCGTTTTTCG GGAGAAGAAACCAAAGGAGGTGTTGGCAGGCTTTTCAAGACGCTGCTCGAAGCTCGTCAACTCCT CCCATCTGCTTTACCAGGAGTACAGCGATGTGGTTCTGAACAAGGAGATTCAGAGCCAGCAGCGGCTGGACAGCCTGGGAGAGGCGCCCGGGCCCGCCTCCCCCCGGCAGCCCCGGAGGGCCCTGGTCTCCTCGGAGTCTTACCTGCAGCGCCTGTCCGTGGCCTCCAGCGGCTCCCTCTGGCAGGAGATCCCGGTGGTGCGCAATAGCACCGTGCTGCTCTCCATGACCCACGAAGACCAAAAACTGCAGGAG GCCAAATTCGAGCTGATCGTGTCAGAGGCCTCATACCTGCGCAGTCTGCATGTGGCAGTGGACCATTTCCAGCTTTCCGCCCCACTGCGGGCCACCCTTAGCAACCAAGAATACCAGTGGCTCTTCTCTCGTTTACAGGACGTGCGTGAAGTCAGCACCAC GTTCCTTTCAGACCTGGAGGAGAACTTCGAGAACAACATCTTCACCTTCCAAGTGTGCGATGTGGTCCTGAACCATGCCCCCAACTTCCGCCGGGTCTACCTGCCTTACGTCACCAACCAGACCTACCAGGAACGCACCTTCCAAGTCCTGCT GAACAGCAACAGCAGCTTCCGGGAGGTTCTGGAGAAGCTGGAGAGCGATCCTGTCTGCCAGCGCCTTTCCCTCAAGTCCTTCCTGATCCTGCCTTTCCAGCGCATCACCCGTCTCAAACTGCTGCTTCAG AACATTCTGAAGAGAACACAGCCTGGCTCTTCAGAGGAAGCAGAAGCCACCAAGGCACATCATGCCTTGGAGGAG CTGATCCGAGACTGCAACAACAATGTCCAGAGGATGCGCCGGACAGAGGAGCTCATCTACCTGAGCCAGAAGATTGAGTTTGAGTGCAAA ATATTCCCGCTCATATCGCAGTCACGCTGGCTGGTGAAGAGTGGAGAGCTGACGGCCCTCGAGTTCAGTCTCTCCCCAGGGCCGCGAAGGAAACTGAACACGCGTCCAGTTCACTTGCATCTCTTCAACGACTGTCTGTTGCTGTCTCGGCCCCGAGA GGGTAGCCGGTTCCTGGTATTCGACCATGCTCCCTTCTCCTCCATCCGAGGGGAAAAGTGTGAAATGAAGCTACACGGACCTCACAAAAACCTCTTCCGGCTCTTCCTGCTGCACAACGCACAGGGCACCCAGACTGAGTTCCTcttcagcacagagaccca AAGTGAAAAGCTTCGATGGATCTCAGCCTTGGCCATGCCCAGAGAGGAGTTGGACCTTCTAGAGTGTTACG